The segment CCGGTTTGGCCTTTGGCGAGGTTGGTGCGGTAGAGTTCATTTGAGGCTTTGGCGGTGGTGTGGCCGGAATACGTTCGCATCATCCAGATATTGTCGTGTTTGACGGCCATGATTGATGGAGGTAATAGAGGATTTTTTGGAACCGGTCAAACGGGAAAAGGCTTATGCGTTCGATCATTAAAATCCGTTCCTCCTCTTCGACAATCGACGTCGCCTCCCGACTGCTGGGCCATTACCTGGTCCATGAAACAGCGGAAGGAACGACGGTGGGGAGAATTGTGGAAACCGAAGCCTATCTTGCCGACGACCCGGCCTGTC is part of the Deltaproteobacteria bacterium genome and harbors:
- a CDS encoding DNA-3-methyladenine glycosylase; its protein translation is MRSIIKIRSSSSTIDVASRLLGHYLVHETAEGTTVGRIVETEAYLADDPAC